GTCTGCGGATAATGGCCCAGATGGTCCAGCCGCCATGCGGGCACCTCCGGGTTCAGCGCTGCGACGGCGTCGACCAGATGGCCGCCGGATACCGGGTCCTGGGTGCCGTTAATCAGCGCGATCGGGCATGGCGGGTGGGTGAGCTGGGCTTCCCAACGGGGGCCGTGGGTGCGGCGGTCGGCGATATAGTGGAGCAGCTTATGTTGCAGCCGGTGGCCGCCATGGGTGCGGATCACGGCCCAATAGGCGTCGAGTTCCGCTGCGCCGGGCTGCGTATCCTTGCCGAAAACCTCGCTAAAGCTTTTGCCGAAACGCTCCCGGTTCATCAGGCGCACGAACAGCCAGCCAAAGGGTCCGGTGAGCAGTTTTTGAATGGGCCGCGCGCGATGCTGCGCGGGGAGCAGGCCGCCGTTGAGAAAGGCGCAGCTCAGTAATTTGTGCGCCAGCCTGCCCTCGCCATGGCGCGCGAGCAGTTCCTGCCCCGGGCTGACGCCATAATCATGGACGAGGAGATGAAAATCCTCACCCAATAAAGTCTCGGCCAGATTCGCCGCGAGATCGCTTTGTTCCTGCAGATCATAATGATGCCCCTTCGGCTTGTCGGAAAAACCAAAGCCGAGAAAATCAAACGCCACCACCCGATAACGCGCCGTCAGGTCCGCCCACATCGGCAGCCAGTCGAGGCTGGAGGTCGGAAAGCCGTGGAGCAAGAGGAGCGGCGGCGCGGATGGGTCGCCGCCCGTGCGGACGAAAATCTGGTGGCCGTTCCACTCGATAAATTGTCCGTCCTTGCGCCACTGCTCTGCGCTTTGTGGTGTAATCATGGGTGCAAATTCCTCATCCTCGCCAATGGCTTGCGATAGCAGTCCATTGGCCGTGCTGGCAATCGCGCCCTGCCCCGTTCAGATATCTGCCAACAGATCGCCCAACTGGCGAACGCGGGCGCGGACCGAGGCGGCGCTGTCCTTGGCTGCGGCGCGCGCGGCATCCCGGGCGGCATGGCCATATTCCGGATGCTGGACAGCGATCCGGCACAGCGCATCCACCGACCAGGCGCGCAGGAACGGGCGGTCATGATGGAGAAGCGGTGTGAGCCAGCGATCCATGGTTGCTGCGCCATCGGCTGAGAAGGTCAGATGGGCCGCGCTCTGACAGACATGCAGCTGCGCCTGCCAATATCGAATCGCTGGGATTTCATCCCATAGGGCTTCGCTTTGCGCCGGGGAAAGTGCCTCCCCGCCTTCCAGCGCCGCCTTGATCAGCCATGTTGCACCGCTAGACACCTCCGCCTGATCATGCGCCGCGAGCGCAATCAGCGCGTCGAGATAGTTGGCCTCACCCCGATATTCGGCCTCAATCTCACCAAGCAGCGTAACCGCTTTGCCATCAAAGGCCTGAAGGCGGTTGAGCAAGGCAGCGGCAGACAGGGCCATGGGGTGGGTTACTCCGCTGGTTCTTTCACCTTTGGCGTCTGGCGCGCGGTGATCTTGATCTCTACCAATCCACCCGGCGTGTAGAGGCGGTCAACGTCAATTGCGGTCCAGGCTGGAAAAGGCGCTTTCACAAACCGGTTCTTGGCGGCGGCGAGCGGCGGCATCGACTGGTCGATATCGACATGATAGGTGGTGATATCCAGCACATCGTCCCAGCTCGATCCGGCGCGTTTCAGGATCGTACCCAGATAGGTGAAAGTGCGGGCATAGCTTTCCTCATCGGTCATGCCCTCCGGCGTCGGGCCAGCAATAACGCCTGACAGATAAACGGTACCATTGTGGATGACGGCCTGAGAAAAACCGAACTGCTCCATAAAAGCTCGGCCCTGTTCGTTTTCGGGCATCAGGGTCTGCTTCGGCTCCGCCTGCGCGGCCGAGCTGACACCTATGATCGCCATGGCGGCAAGCAATTTCGATATGGTTTTCATGCGTTTTTCTCCGCTGGATATCCTATTTTGTCGGCGGGCAGATAGAGTGCCTGACCTTAGTCCTTTTAGACTTTCGCCGATTCAAGCATACAGGGAAATTCCGCGCCGTAATAGTTCAATAGCCCCAAATCTTGGTGCAGACGAAAACTCACCTCATCAC
This DNA window, taken from Parasphingorhabdus litoris DSM 22379, encodes the following:
- a CDS encoding RidA family protein — its product is MKTISKLLAAMAIIGVSSAAQAEPKQTLMPENEQGRAFMEQFGFSQAVIHNGTVYLSGVIAGPTPEGMTDEESYARTFTYLGTILKRAGSSWDDVLDITTYHVDIDQSMPPLAAAKNRFVKAPFPAWTAIDVDRLYTPGGLVEIKITARQTPKVKEPAE
- a CDS encoding alpha/beta fold hydrolase, whose translation is MITPQSAEQWRKDGQFIEWNGHQIFVRTGGDPSAPPLLLLHGFPTSSLDWLPMWADLTARYRVVAFDFLGFGFSDKPKGHHYDLQEQSDLAANLAETLLGEDFHLLVHDYGVSPGQELLARHGEGRLAHKLLSCAFLNGGLLPAQHRARPIQKLLTGPFGWLFVRLMNRERFGKSFSEVFGKDTQPGAAELDAYWAVIRTHGGHRLQHKLLHYIADRRTHGPRWEAQLTHPPCPIALINGTQDPVSGGHLVDAVAALNPEVPAWRLDHLGHYPQTEGAADVLAAYEEFRGGL